A single Asterias rubens chromosome 13, eAstRub1.3, whole genome shotgun sequence DNA region contains:
- the LOC117298790 gene encoding BTB/POZ domain-containing protein 17-like — protein sequence MTTHERHVNCPTSLCTRIAMEFNNKELSDVKLTVGDKEFFAHRMILASQSEMFRIMFMGSQWVESTQANISLTETKESEGVFHEFLSFFYSARIHLTKDNIVAVRILADKYQHIQLEKECDRFIARIISQDDTHTIVTWLVSIKNLGEKLEQRCLNKLQMEFLKLMTSEESRALLNLELLLKIVESDNVLVCNEQLLFNLVATWIMEKRHTSSQKSAITKLLPHIRFSHMTIPELAKVEKSPLGIKYPEMIIRHMFEAYKSRAQNANLRDKADGDVKEELEPMDSILPRMYTDSPWGAGYTKDSDTFLSSEFDYMSFTCPVVDRKIRPCTISKMPQSWTVSYKKEVKSYIESEDQVINRKLVTHDMNFKYKFGEEQRNYEIVIITGYIPKEEEGVTAGFQMISTRRHHGTIKKISNKTQNRRKIRLTEVHKPALLAGSEYVFSLGIYMQDSYKE from the exons ATGACCACTCACGAGCGACACGTGAACTGCCCCACAAGCCTGTGCACCAGAATTGCCATGGAGTTCAACAACAAAGAACTGAGCGATGTCAAGTTGACTGTCGGAGACAAGGAGTTCTTCGCTCACCGCATGATACTCGCCAGCCAGAGCGAAATGTTCCGCATCATGTTCATGGGGTCCCAGTGGGTGGAGTCCACTCAGGCGAACATCTCTCTGACGGAGACAAAAGAGAGCGAGGGCGTCTTCCACGAGTTTCTGAGTTTCTTCTATTCGGCGAGGATTCACCTGACGAAGGACAATATTGTGGCG GTGAGGATATTGGCCGACAAGTATCAACACATCCAACTCGAGAAAGAATGTGACCGTTTCATCGCCCGAATCATCAGTCAAGACGACACCCACACCATCGTCACCTGGCTGGTCTCTATCAAGAATCTCGGAGAGAAGCTGGAGCAGCGCTGCTTGAACAAGCTCCAGATGGAGTTCCTCAAATTGATGACGTCGGAGGAATCTCGCGCACTGCTGAACCTGGAACTGCTCCTCAAGATCGTCGAGAGCGACAACGTGCTTGTCTGCAACGAGCAGTTGCTCTTCAACCTTGTCGCAACTTGGATAATGGAGAAGCGCCATACGTCGAGCCAGAAGAGCGCCATCACAAAGTTACTGCCGCACATCAGATTCTCTCACATGACAATCCCGGAGCTTGCAAAGGTTGAGAAGTCACCCCTGGGGATCAAATACCCAGAGATGATCATCAGGCACATGTTTGAAGCGTACAAGAGTCGTGCGCAGAATGCCAACCTCCGGGACAAAGCGGACGGTGATGTCAAGGAAGAATTAGAGCCCATGGACTCTATCCTACCCCGCATGTACACAGATTCTCCGTGGGGAGCCGGCTACACCAAAGACAGCGACACCTTCCTAAGCAGTGAATTTGACTACATGAGTTTCACCTGCCCAGTGGTGGACAGAAAAATCCGACCGTGCACCATCTCAAAGATGCCACAATCCTGGACAGTGTCCTACAAGAAAGAGGTCAAGTCGTACATTGAGTCCGAAGACCAGGTCATCAACCGAAAGCTGGTCACACACGACATGAATTTCAAGTATAAGTTCGGCGAGGAACAGAGGAACTACGAAATCGTCATCATCACGGGCTACATCCCCAAGGAGGAAGAAGGGGTGACGGCTGGTTTCCAGATGATAAGCACGAGGAGACACCACGGCACCATCAAGAAGATCAGCAACAAGACGCAAAATCGCCGGAAGATTCGTCTGACCGAGGTTCACAAGCCGGCACTTCTGGCCGGTAGTGAGTATGTGTTTTCACTCGGTATTTACATGCAGGACAGCTACAAAGAATAA
- the LOC117298271 gene encoding PH domain-containing protein DDB_G0287875-like, producing the protein MSLSYAIGSRTHAQPKRKGKTPASKTNESTTTSGTKTKSTTTTTKVNTPPKPRVVTLATLKQTSADRGKKTTKIHSRTPKKTAAQPAVRTHKMWDERESQSLSATGRNPMSVRGDRNAIASGYANRASSSTTNGPAARGRLPGGDESLSHGQPTPDEERRDTYQPNGGYTLHTPNPKKREQLQNCANNELERLAAYKEKKRVGHVSITPRRVGGAKMSEEQVRRQQVREQEKKKFDNIRKRQQWADEKKAREDREFNEKKARAREQTERNKRKEEQRQMVQTNDRQRWLERGGLEKLEGGEARRSGTKDKEFDSNESSLQGLTDMFPFKSPEKLKEMLQAANGDVNKVIDWLSN; encoded by the exons ATGAGTCTATCCTACGCAATCGGTTCGAGAACTCATGCACAGCCGAAGAGGAAAGGAAAAACCCCAGCGTCAAAAACAAATGAATCTACGACGACCAGTGGAACTAAAACTAAatcaaccacaacaacaacaaaagtaaacacGCCTCCAAAACCCAGAGTAGTCACCCTTGCCACTTTGAAGCAGACATCGGCAGATAGAGGCAAAAAGACAACTAAAATTCACTCCCGGACTCCTAAGAAAACAGCAGCACAGCCTGCAGTGAGAACTCACAAAATGTGGGACGAAAGGGAGAGCCAATCTTTGAGTGCAACCGGCAGGAATCCTATGTCAGTTCGAGGTGATAGAAACGCCATTGCCAGTGGTTATGCCAACAGAGCGTCTTCTTCTACTACGAACGGTCCTGCAGCTAGGGGCCGACTGCCTGGCGGTGATGAGTCGCTGAGCCACGGGCAGCCAACTCCTGATGAAGAGCGACGAGACACCTATCAACc TAATGGTGGATACACTCTTCATACGCCAAACCCAAAGAAACGAGAACAATTACAAAACT GTGCAAATAACGAATTGGAGAGACTGGCGGCGTACAAAGAGAAGAAGAGAGTTGGTCATGTCTCCATCACACCGAGGCGTGTCG GAGGCGCCAAGATGTCAGAGGAACAGGTCCGCCGGCAGCAGGTTagagaacaagaaaaaaagaaatttgacaATATT AGAAAGAGACAACAGTGGGCTGACGAGAAGAAGGCACGAGAAGATAGAGAGTTTAATGAAAAGAAGGCCAGAGCTCGAGAACAG ACCGAAAGGAACAAACGTAAGGAAGAGCAACGACAGATGGTTCAGACGAACGACAGACAGCGTTGGTTGGAGCGGGGTGGACTTGAAAAACTAGAAGGTGGAGAAGCAAGAAGATCTGGTACTAAAGACAAAGAGTTTGATTCAAATGAAAGCAGTTTGCAGGGATTGACGGACATGTTTCCCTTCAAGAGCCCAGAGAAATTGAAGGAGATGCTCCAAGCGGCAAATGGCGACGTGAATAAAGTCATCGATTGGCTTTCTAATTGA
- the LOC117298907 gene encoding mid1-interacting protein 1-like: MELSLTDNERMSTSRSNQSILGVMKGFIDAVNEMDETVLIPSLLIDMQVDPNTVALPETTTTTTTTRPEKDFAVIPTNQDSVNLHTCYSMLKAVKSELIRGPTSTSEADEEEEIPALIGADNRSRTLEAATARAFREHLLGLFGVLQQLTDVSKKLTGKYQEELGDYQSCFIKPKSSYLM; the protein is encoded by the coding sequence ATGGAATTGAGCCTTACAGACAACGAGAGAATGTCGACCAGCCGTTCGAACCAATCCATCTTGGGCGTGATGAAGGGCTTCATCGACGCCGTCAATGAGATGGACGAGACGGTACTCATTCCCAGCCTCCTGATTGACATGCAAGTCGATCCAAACACAGTTGCACTTCCAGAAACAACCACCACAACAACCACCACACGCCCTGAAAAAGACTTCGCCGTCATACCTACCAACCAAGACTCTGTTAACCTGCACACTTGTTACTCCATGTTGAAAGCTGTCAAATCGGAGCTAATCCGTGGACCAACTTCAACTTCAGAGGCTGACGAGGAGGAAGAAATCCCTGCTCTGATCGGGGCAGACAACCGGAGCAGGACCCTCGAGGCAGCAACCGCACGGGCCTTTAGAGAACATTTACTCGGACTTTTCGGGGTACTCCAACAGCTTACAGACGTTAGCAAGAAACTCACTGGTAAATACCAAGAAGAACTTGGCGACTATCAGTCATGCTTCATCAAACCAAAGTCGTCATATCTAATGTAG